A genome region from Dendrosporobacter quercicolus includes the following:
- a CDS encoding beta-ketoacyl-[acyl-carrier-protein] synthase family protein: MNAKQVVITGLGVIAPNGIGKNQVWENSVAGKNYIQQITKFAVQDWPAQMAGEVRGFAETDFISSRQAHKLDVFTKYAIAASDLAIKDSDIKLNQMNADRIGVYIGNCFGGWTFNDPQLRLLHTNGIDDFSPFVGTAWFPAAPQGEITIKNKLRGHSKTFDSGRASGLTAIGYGARAVLQGRADIILAGGTEGLINPFTFAALCTEGIEEPRHRIAESGVYQPFDRRRNGWVPGEGAAILVLEEYEHAKRREAKIYGEIKGFSDSTVACHPRFLSGQELGLDYTMTEALADADLSQQQIDLIIADGLGTELGDLWEYRAVKKSLDKVYSTVPVTVPKTMTGNLYGAAGALDAFWAAMSIENNTVLPTLNYEVADPLIELNIVHETQRERTINNVMINGRGNGGICASLVIGSVAAMQ, encoded by the coding sequence ATGAACGCGAAACAAGTAGTCATTACCGGTTTGGGTGTTATTGCGCCGAATGGCATTGGCAAAAATCAGGTATGGGAAAATTCTGTGGCCGGAAAGAATTATATACAGCAGATCACTAAATTTGCTGTACAGGACTGGCCTGCGCAAATGGCCGGTGAAGTAAGGGGATTTGCGGAAACGGATTTTATTTCTTCCCGTCAAGCCCACAAATTGGACGTATTCACAAAATACGCAATTGCCGCCAGCGATTTGGCGATCAAAGATAGTGATATCAAGCTGAATCAAATGAATGCGGATCGAATCGGCGTCTATATCGGAAATTGCTTTGGCGGATGGACTTTTAACGATCCTCAGCTGAGGCTGCTGCATACAAATGGAATTGACGATTTCAGCCCTTTTGTAGGAACGGCATGGTTCCCGGCAGCGCCGCAAGGTGAAATTACGATCAAAAACAAGCTGAGAGGTCACAGTAAAACCTTTGATTCCGGAAGAGCCAGCGGACTGACCGCGATTGGCTATGGGGCAAGAGCCGTTTTGCAGGGACGGGCGGATATTATTTTGGCGGGCGGTACTGAAGGGTTAATCAATCCCTTTACGTTTGCCGCACTTTGCACGGAAGGCATTGAAGAACCCCGGCACAGAATTGCGGAAAGTGGCGTCTATCAGCCCTTTGACCGGCGAAGAAACGGATGGGTTCCCGGCGAGGGAGCAGCGATTTTGGTACTGGAAGAATACGAACATGCAAAACGGCGAGAAGCAAAAATATACGGAGAGATCAAAGGGTTTAGCGATAGCACAGTCGCCTGCCATCCCCGTTTTCTTTCCGGTCAGGAATTGGGGCTTGATTATACGATGACTGAGGCGTTGGCTGATGCGGATTTAAGCCAGCAGCAGATTGATTTAATCATTGCTGACGGTTTGGGAACAGAGCTAGGCGATTTATGGGAGTACCGGGCGGTTAAGAAAAGCCTGGACAAGGTGTATTCCACAGTTCCGGTTACTGTCCCTAAAACGATGACCGGCAATTTATACGGAGCAGCCGGGGCTTTGGATGCATTTTGGGCAGCTATGTCCATAGAAAATAATACCGTTTTACCGACACTTAACTATGAAGTAGCCGATCCCTTAATTGAATTGAATATTGTCCATGAAACGCAAAGAGAACGGACAATTAATAATGTAATGATTAATGGACGCGGCAATGGCGGAATTTGTGCAAGCCTGGTCATCGGGTCAGTCGCTGCAATGCAGTAA
- a CDS encoding beta-ketoacyl-[acyl-carrier-protein] synthase family protein, which produces MKKRVAENKRVVITGVGIISPIGIGKEVFWKNCVRGKSGVKGIEQFPVEQFKSKICAAVEDFEPREFKLKENQLARLDRYAQFALAAAKMAIQDSKLDRNELDCRRAGVSIANAITGTTSMEQEFLKRTEQCTEAFDVAWTSKALYQAFTYSTASLEVAAEFKLRGACPTLPTGCAAGLDAIGFSFDLIRSGYADVMITGAAEAPLCPVTLAAFDILGAVSAKRNSTPEKASRPFDKERDGFVLGEGGGILVLEEREHAIKRRAPILAEIYGYGSTCNAYHMTELLPDGEDLARALEIALADAGVRPEQIDYINSHGSSTPQNDVNGTAAYKAVLGKRAYEVPVSSLKSMHGHALAAASAMEVVACVQSLVNKEIHPTINYEYPDSRCDLNYVPNQSVKPKNLNLILKDASGFSGIHSALVLGTEAPRGGLQ; this is translated from the coding sequence ATGAAAAAAAGGGTGGCTGAGAACAAACGGGTTGTTATCACCGGGGTAGGAATTATTTCCCCAATTGGCATTGGCAAGGAAGTATTCTGGAAAAATTGTGTCAGAGGGAAATCAGGTGTGAAAGGAATTGAGCAATTTCCGGTCGAGCAATTTAAATCGAAAATATGTGCGGCTGTTGAAGATTTTGAGCCGCGGGAATTTAAATTAAAAGAAAATCAGCTGGCGAGATTAGACCGCTATGCTCAATTTGCCCTGGCTGCGGCTAAAATGGCCATACAGGATTCCAAACTTGACAGGAATGAACTTGACTGCCGCCGGGCGGGCGTCAGCATCGCCAATGCAATAACCGGTACAACCTCCATGGAACAGGAATTTTTAAAGAGGACGGAACAGTGCACCGAGGCGTTTGACGTAGCTTGGACAAGCAAGGCGTTATATCAGGCATTTACTTATAGTACGGCGTCTCTTGAAGTGGCCGCTGAATTTAAACTGAGAGGCGCGTGTCCGACCTTACCGACAGGTTGCGCCGCCGGTCTGGATGCGATCGGCTTTAGTTTCGATTTGATCAGAAGCGGATATGCGGACGTCATGATTACTGGAGCAGCAGAGGCCCCTCTATGTCCGGTAACGCTTGCCGCTTTTGATATTTTGGGCGCTGTATCAGCCAAAAGAAACAGTACGCCTGAAAAAGCCTCACGGCCCTTTGACAAAGAACGTGACGGCTTTGTTTTAGGTGAAGGAGGCGGAATTCTTGTTTTGGAAGAACGGGAACACGCTATAAAAAGAAGAGCGCCAATTTTAGCTGAGATCTATGGATATGGTTCAACTTGTAATGCCTACCATATGACCGAACTGCTGCCGGACGGAGAAGATCTGGCAAGGGCGCTGGAAATTGCTTTGGCGGATGCGGGAGTAAGGCCCGAACAGATTGATTACATTAATTCACATGGCAGTTCAACTCCGCAGAATGATGTTAATGGAACAGCTGCATATAAAGCCGTGCTGGGGAAAAGAGCCTATGAGGTGCCTGTCAGTTCCTTGAAATCTATGCATGGGCATGCTTTGGCGGCGGCAAGTGCAATGGAAGTTGTTGCTTGTGTGCAATCACTGGTCAACAAAGAAATTCATCCGACGATTAATTACGAGTATCCTGACAGCCGGTGCGATCTGAATTATGTACCGAACCAAAGCGTAAAACCTAAAAATCTGAACTTGATTCTAAAAGATGCCAGCGGCTTTTCTGGAATACACAGCGCGCTGGTGCTTGGAACCGAAGCCCCCCGGGGAGGCCTACAATGA
- a CDS encoding acyl carrier protein produces MDENTLIEAIAKSLGISSREMTAATSLTNEIGVDSIEMVKLCRDLRKTFHCDLEFCEVKEADTIENLLIHLSEKSRAS; encoded by the coding sequence ATGGACGAAAACACATTAATTGAGGCAATTGCAAAATCTCTGGGCATATCAAGTCGTGAAATGACGGCTGCTACATCTTTGACGAACGAGATAGGCGTTGATTCAATTGAAATGGTAAAGCTCTGCCGTGATTTAAGAAAAACATTTCACTGCGATTTGGAATTCTGCGAAGTTAAGGAAGCTGATACAATCGAAAACCTACTGATCCATCTGTCAGAGAAGAGCCGGGCATCTTAG
- a CDS encoding sensor histidine kinase, translated as MLQGNVLMIFINSFLEAMLILMIAICPFPRLAENPETIQSNIFIPVFGLLFSQSVIIVFFFCQYIVRFRELFAPDYFYLYFIIVNILLPVFTITVINRLVLQLKHQIESQTQLDTLGKVKELLLTMREQRHNFRQELQVVYGLLEVEEFQAAQDYLKKSVSEVTAASEMIKTDNLGITALLYAKTGLADARKINLHVTVQTSLRKLSMDTRDINLVLGNLIDNALEAAQECSAPERIVEVFILQNAKDYIFEVRNLGATILPDISGKIFQAGFSTKGKERGLGLYSIKKLVYKYHGNIQVTSDRNGTCFRITIPAEQAGLQAGTVSHIKSGKKSSY; from the coding sequence GTGCTGCAGGGTAATGTCTTAATGATCTTTATTAATTCTTTTCTGGAAGCTATGCTGATCTTAATGATTGCGATATGTCCCTTTCCTCGGTTAGCCGAGAACCCGGAAACGATACAAAGCAATATATTTATTCCGGTGTTCGGATTGTTGTTTTCACAAAGCGTAATCATTGTTTTTTTCTTTTGTCAGTATATTGTTCGATTTAGAGAACTTTTTGCGCCTGATTATTTCTATTTATATTTCATCATAGTAAACATTCTTTTACCTGTTTTCACTATAACTGTGATTAACCGGCTGGTCCTTCAACTGAAACATCAAATTGAGTCACAAACCCAACTGGATACGCTGGGAAAAGTAAAAGAATTACTGCTTACCATGCGGGAACAACGCCACAATTTCAGGCAGGAACTGCAGGTCGTTTATGGATTGTTGGAAGTAGAAGAGTTCCAGGCGGCGCAAGACTATTTGAAAAAGAGCGTCTCCGAAGTAACGGCTGCCTCGGAAATGATAAAAACCGATAACCTGGGGATTACAGCCCTGTTGTACGCCAAGACCGGGTTAGCAGATGCGCGAAAAATCAATTTGCACGTTACGGTTCAGACCAGCCTGCGAAAATTGTCTATGGACACAAGAGATATCAACCTGGTTCTCGGCAATTTAATTGACAATGCTCTTGAGGCAGCACAAGAATGCTCTGCCCCGGAGCGGATAGTTGAGGTTTTCATTCTGCAGAACGCTAAAGATTATATTTTCGAAGTTAGAAATCTCGGAGCAACCATTTTGCCCGACATATCCGGTAAAATATTCCAGGCGGGATTTTCGACTAAAGGAAAAGAAAGAGGTTTGGGGCTTTACAGCATAAAAAAACTTGTGTATAAATATCACGGCAATATCCAGGTTACCAGTGACCGTAACGGCACTTGCTTTAGGATAACGATACCGGCGGAACAAGCCGGACTGCAAGCCGGTACCGTAAGTCATATCAAATCGGGAAAGAAAAGCAGTTATTGA
- a CDS encoding LytR/AlgR family response regulator transcription factor, with protein sequence MLKVIISEDDSAMRLLLTRVIERIDGVEIIGKTENGRQLIELVEQLNPEAVFLDINMPGINGVEASKEIFAFNPRIFLIFVTAYDCFTHEAFDVYAFDYIVKPFDLNRLHRTIKRIKELKEEREKIEFLKRAETLYGRKNPKLKISTNEKSVFVNVHDIILITRNERKTTIYTTDGLTIQTNDPLHLLEQRLEKYKFFRCHKGFIINSDMVLELAPWGAKTYLVKLSNTTETALMTLEHAREFQKRYCL encoded by the coding sequence ATGTTAAAAGTCATTATTTCTGAAGATGATTCTGCAATGCGGCTCCTTTTAACACGTGTAATAGAAAGAATTGACGGCGTAGAGATTATTGGCAAGACCGAAAATGGCAGACAGTTGATTGAGCTTGTTGAACAATTGAATCCGGAGGCTGTGTTTTTAGATATTAATATGCCGGGGATCAATGGCGTCGAAGCATCGAAAGAAATTTTCGCCTTCAATCCCAGGATATTTCTCATCTTTGTTACTGCTTATGATTGTTTTACCCATGAGGCTTTTGATGTCTATGCCTTTGATTACATTGTGAAGCCGTTTGATCTGAACCGGCTGCATCGAACAATAAAGCGGATAAAGGAATTGAAGGAAGAGCGGGAAAAAATTGAATTTTTAAAACGGGCGGAAACGCTGTATGGCCGAAAAAATCCCAAGCTTAAAATTTCAACCAATGAGAAAAGCGTCTTTGTCAATGTGCATGATATCATCTTAATTACCCGCAACGAACGTAAAACCACAATCTATACGACCGATGGCCTGACTATTCAGACCAACGATCCTTTGCACTTGTTAGAACAACGCTTGGAAAAATACAAGTTTTTCCGCTGTCACAAAGGGTTTATCATCAATTCCGATATGGTGTTGGAACTGGCCCCCTGGGGAGCCAAAACCTACTTAGTCAAGCTGTCCAACACAACCGAAACCGCGCTGATGACATTAGAACACGCCAGAGAATTTCAAAAACGGTACTGCCTGTAG
- a CDS encoding N-acetylmuramoyl-L-alanine amidase family protein, whose translation MKITINGGHCPGLDSGAVGATGLQEAVVVKGVMQRVAGYLRDIGAVVLEVQKNELYQITDTSNRFGADLFVSIHCNAAVNRAAQGTETYCYSLGGQGEKLAGCIQRQIVNSLGTVDRGVKTAGFYVLKNTDCPAVLVELAFISNPEDEVLLADAGKRDEFARAIARGITDYLAGVS comes from the coding sequence ATGAAAATTACAATTAACGGAGGCCACTGCCCTGGATTAGATTCCGGGGCAGTAGGGGCAACTGGCCTGCAGGAGGCCGTTGTTGTTAAGGGCGTTATGCAGCGGGTGGCCGGGTATCTAAGGGATATTGGTGCCGTAGTGCTGGAAGTACAGAAAAACGAACTGTATCAAATCACAGATACATCTAACCGGTTCGGCGCTGATTTATTTGTTAGCATTCATTGCAATGCAGCGGTAAATCGGGCGGCGCAGGGGACCGAAACCTATTGTTATTCGCTTGGCGGGCAAGGGGAGAAACTGGCAGGATGCATACAGCGGCAGATAGTCAATAGCCTTGGTACTGTTGACCGGGGAGTTAAAACGGCCGGATTTTATGTGCTGAAAAATACTGATTGTCCTGCGGTATTGGTCGAATTGGCATTTATCTCAAACCCGGAGGATGAGGTATTATTGGCCGATGCCGGTAAACGAGATGAGTTTGCCCGGGCGATAGCCAGGGGAATAACTGATTATTTGGCAGGGGTGTCGTAA
- a CDS encoding tail fiber domain-containing protein, with product MAFNFGTQYDGSGNIIRVGAYGKTTPFLMTNSNLGLYDFWAECLRAIMEDGIVKTSWTNILSKPSTLAGFGITNAVAASDVVTTATANKLLRLNSEAKLPASITGDATTLGTIPITNFPRMSQGIGSSITDFNDLPALFAFIPGYMGAVKNFSIVVSSGTAITNAPYSSGIWGYLSVTGVYNSASSGWIFLRFRDTSNRIYERQWVNGTWGVWHEIAKSSGAIFTGAVRVSNTSPSFDLVKTNASTDNKYWGAVVGDNSIAFRVLNDNYSSATTFMGVYRSGMTIDTVSFPNGNVVIGGIPLLYKSNTQAWPYVPHVGNTGVLDIGKYLDFHDTSADGLDYATRLACAPSGKLGLGGVPSSSIPSQFQVYTGGAGNSGISVHATVTGVRNGYLFGSGTAGYLDFDSTITGGVRLSSFGPLIFGGNTNAIYGESSFTEQMRITVGGFLGLGTNDPLATFHVSRPANPVSILGERNALITSAAPRATGIQLRGGSASNANARLPYGTIISYASDSTAGAEKGGLLFEIGEGNNSVTKMYLDYKGFYPSVNNTDALGLVTNRWASVYSSVYYARTLGTTSMALERAEILNGNQRVGAILFRGGNSSNQIANLDYALASGFCETATAGSEVGGFLVATRNAAGNLLDRLYVNHQGIRPASDNNFSCGQSNFRWSTLFTDHGRFTGLIKLGPNANTATNDTYMLWINRAGSPYMIGLERTSTLSSGAAAAGITFHGGNASSASANIAYGTINAYAQTATAGSEIGAFGIGTYAGGGIATRCYIDVNGIRPGNNNAYLLGASSYRWSESHIQKEYVYDIVSVGTLSPAFNASDYGTLILNGSTGGYLGFTQNNTIIGRISANSNGMYIGNNLDLPINFRRNNIDRCFIDSGAFAPSVDNNFALGGSGLRWSQIFAASATINTSDERSKTDIKDLDLGLDFVNSLRPVEFKYKVRQNELSQVEDGTETVEVEPERTETRVVTPAKYETVIIEPAKYETVVIQSEELDEEGNVITEAVTEERLVKEAVTEEKLVSEEITEEVIIPAVTKEQPKYKEVITPLPGKRPHAGLIAQEVEEVLGERDIGLFTIGEDGSHGLRYTEFIGPLIKAVQELSAKVDQQAAEIAELKNQTA from the coding sequence GTGGCATTTAACTTTGGAACACAGTACGACGGCAGCGGCAATATAATTCGAGTGGGGGCATACGGCAAGACAACGCCGTTTCTGATGACTAACAGCAATTTAGGGCTGTACGATTTTTGGGCTGAGTGCCTTCGCGCAATAATGGAGGACGGCATAGTTAAAACGTCCTGGACTAACATCCTGTCTAAGCCGAGTACCCTGGCAGGTTTTGGTATAACGAATGCCGTAGCTGCGTCTGATGTTGTCACCACAGCTACAGCAAATAAGTTATTACGTCTTAACTCCGAAGCTAAACTTCCCGCAAGTATCACAGGAGATGCAACTACTCTTGGTACGATACCAATTACGAACTTTCCCCGAATGTCGCAAGGGATTGGTAGCAGCATTACCGACTTTAACGATCTGCCTGCCCTATTTGCGTTTATACCAGGTTATATGGGCGCAGTAAAAAATTTTTCCATAGTAGTATCTAGTGGCACGGCTATAACTAACGCCCCATACTCATCGGGTATTTGGGGATATTTAAGTGTAACTGGAGTTTATAATAGTGCTTCTTCTGGTTGGATTTTTCTAAGATTCAGAGATACCTCTAATCGGATATATGAAAGACAATGGGTAAATGGGACATGGGGAGTTTGGCACGAGATTGCTAAATCAAGCGGAGCTATTTTTACCGGAGCCGTGAGAGTATCAAATACAAGCCCCTCGTTTGACTTAGTTAAAACAAATGCCTCGACTGATAATAAATATTGGGGAGCAGTGGTGGGTGATAATTCTATAGCTTTTAGGGTGTTAAATGATAACTACAGTTCAGCTACCACCTTCATGGGGGTTTACCGCTCAGGAATGACAATTGATACTGTATCATTTCCGAATGGGAATGTAGTAATTGGAGGAATACCTCTTCTTTATAAAAGCAATACTCAAGCTTGGCCTTATGTCCCGCATGTTGGGAATACAGGGGTTTTGGACATTGGAAAATATTTGGACTTTCACGACACATCAGCAGACGGTCTTGATTATGCTACAAGATTAGCTTGCGCTCCATCTGGAAAACTTGGCTTGGGAGGTGTACCTAGTAGTTCAATACCAAGTCAATTTCAGGTGTATACTGGAGGAGCAGGCAATAGTGGAATATCTGTTCATGCAACTGTTACAGGCGTTAGAAATGGCTATCTTTTTGGTTCTGGTACTGCGGGATATTTGGATTTTGATTCAACAATTACCGGAGGAGTCAGGCTCTCATCTTTTGGGCCACTTATATTTGGTGGCAACACTAATGCAATATATGGGGAGAGTTCCTTCACTGAGCAAATGAGAATTACGGTTGGAGGATTTTTGGGATTAGGCACAAATGATCCACTAGCTACTTTTCATGTTTCAAGGCCAGCAAATCCTGTCTCTATCTTGGGTGAAAGAAATGCCCTTATAACATCTGCCGCCCCACGTGCCACAGGGATACAGCTAAGAGGTGGCAGCGCGTCTAATGCAAACGCAAGACTACCCTACGGAACTATAATAAGTTATGCTTCTGATTCTACTGCCGGAGCAGAAAAGGGGGGATTATTGTTCGAGATAGGTGAGGGAAATAATTCTGTTACAAAAATGTATCTAGATTATAAAGGGTTTTATCCCAGTGTAAATAATACAGATGCGCTTGGATTAGTAACTAATAGATGGGCTTCTGTATATTCAAGTGTCTACTATGCGAGAACATTAGGCACTACTTCTATGGCATTAGAGAGGGCAGAGATACTAAATGGAAATCAAAGAGTAGGAGCAATATTGTTTAGGGGAGGTAACAGCTCAAATCAAATCGCAAACTTAGATTACGCTTTAGCATCAGGTTTTTGCGAAACTGCAACAGCAGGTTCAGAAGTAGGTGGATTTTTGGTTGCAACAAGAAACGCCGCAGGAAATCTACTTGATAGGTTATATGTAAACCATCAAGGCATTAGGCCAGCAAGTGATAATAATTTTAGTTGCGGACAGTCTAATTTTAGGTGGTCTACCCTATTTACAGATCATGGGAGATTTACGGGATTAATCAAGTTAGGGCCAAATGCTAATACAGCAACAAATGATACTTACATGCTGTGGATAAATCGCGCAGGGTCTCCTTATATGATAGGTTTAGAGAGAACAAGTACACTATCCAGTGGGGCGGCTGCGGCAGGGATTACTTTTCATGGAGGGAATGCGAGTTCTGCTTCTGCAAATATCGCATATGGCACAATTAATGCTTATGCCCAAACTGCGACAGCAGGAAGCGAAATTGGAGCATTTGGGATAGGGACATATGCAGGTGGAGGTATTGCTACAAGGTGCTATATAGATGTTAATGGCATTCGACCTGGTAACAATAATGCATATCTTTTAGGAGCTAGTAGTTATAGATGGTCTGAGTCGCATATACAAAAGGAATATGTTTATGACATAGTAAGCGTTGGAACATTATCCCCAGCATTTAATGCTTCTGATTACGGAACGTTAATTCTAAATGGTTCCACTGGAGGATACTTAGGGTTTACTCAAAATAATACTATAATTGGCAGAATATCAGCAAATTCTAATGGTATGTATATTGGTAATAATTTGGACCTTCCTATAAATTTCAGAAGGAATAATATAGACAGATGTTTTATAGATTCAGGTGCTTTTGCGCCATCTGTTGATAATAATTTTGCCCTTGGCGGTTCAGGCTTGAGGTGGTCACAAATCTTTGCCGCTAGTGCAACCATTAATACCTCCGATGAAAGATCGAAAACTGACATAAAAGATTTAGATTTAGGACTGGATTTTGTTAACTCCCTTCGTCCAGTAGAATTTAAGTACAAAGTCAGACAAAACGAATTATCCCAGGTTGAAGACGGAACTGAAACAGTAGAAGTAGAACCAGAACGTACTGAAACTAGAGTAGTCACCCCTGCAAAATATGAGACTGTCATTATAGAACCAGCCAAATATGAAACTGTTGTTATCCAATCGGAGGAACTGGACGAAGAAGGAAATGTAATTACTGAAGCTGTAACCGAAGAACGACTAGTAAAAGAAGCTGTCACAGAAGAAAAACTTGTATCCGAAGAAATAACAGAAGAAGTTATTATTCCGGCAGTTACTAAGGAACAGCCTAAGTACAAAGAAGTAATAACTCCACTTCCCGGTAAGCGCCCTCACGCCGGTTTGATCGCGCAGGAAGTAGAGGAAGTCCTGGGCGAAAGGGATATTGGATTATTTACGATCGGAGAAGATGGCTCACACGGTCTGCGCTATACAGAGTTTATCGGCCCGCTGATAAAGGCAGTGCAGGAGCTATCGGCCAAAGTAGATCAGCAAGCGGCTGAAATAGCCGAATTAAAGAATCAAACCGCATAA